In Octopus sinensis unplaced genomic scaffold, ASM634580v1 Contig10832, whole genome shotgun sequence, the DNA window taaCCAAGTTAAAAAAACACTAATCTTATTctacttaaaataaattataattgatGTTTTACATCCGATAGGAATACTATAATGGTATCTTTTTATACGATATTTCAATTTATAAGTTAGTTTGTTAAGAACTCTTTTGCTTGAGCCATCGTCCCCGGCatttttttgaaagaaatttcaatatatataagttagttaAAAAGTCTTTCGTGTCGCTTTAGAAGGGCTTTGCTTGAGTTATGCTTAGAGCCATCGTCCCGACCATCTTGGCCCACGCTCTCTCTTTTCTGGCCCTCATTCGAACATCGGCAGATTGTCAGCCTTTACCACTTCACCACCGATTGTTGCATAGTCTTCTTTTAAGGATGTTGCAAGAATGTTTCTTGATCCCCCTCGATACCCATGACTTTCGGAGTGGAAGTATTTATCCTTTATTTTGTTACATGGCGTAGTAGGGAACAGTCCAAATAGTTGCCATCTCGATAAAATAACGTTCATGCTGATTGGTCTACATTTACATAGATTGTATAATTTTTCATTTGAGATTTTCCTCAATTCCGATACAGAGTTGGCTTCTATGAAATGCAACTAGCAGTTCTAAATCGTTTTTTTAAGAGTCCCCAAGGTTTCAGAATTATATACTAATATTGGCGTTACAAAAAATCATATAATCTTATTTTCAACAAAACATGCTTTTTCTTATCCAGATGATGTCCatgtaatgcatttatatataaatattaaaattttaatgataTCTTAATCAACTTGTGATGAGATCTTCCACTAAACAGAAAGACTAAGCGCATCCACGCAAAACTAGACTAGATTGGCTGAAGATGTCAAGACAGAGCACTATTGTGGACTACAAGCCACCTTTGAATGAAACCTTGACTAATATTTCCAACAAATTTAGCGACGGCTGATTTCAAAGAAGACGAGCAAAATTgtaaaacagtggttctcaaacttttttgtCTCCTGTACATTTTGGCAccaaaatgatttttttcttagcACTTATTgatttttgaataattaaaaaatatttaattaacgaAATGAATATTGGTGTTTATAAAAAACTAATCTTTCTATTTCTGAATCCTTTgataaaagacacacaaatatcatCTTCAACATTTAGTCTCACACGATGGACTGATTTTAAATTGAACAATGATTGAAATCTTTTTTCACAGAGACATTTTGTTGAAATCTTGTTTGTACCGATAAACTCAAACATTAACTCGCAAAAATGTGCGTTGAATAATATAGCATTACACCCTAATACTTATTTGATAACACTGATAAATATGAATGATAATTTCAcaagaaaaatatgtatttaatttttcaaTCTGTGAACACTCGAAAGAAAATTTCCTTTGGATAACCATTAGACTATTTATTCTAAActgaaaatcaaaattttttcgCGTACCCAAGTTTAAAAACCACTGGTATCAATGTGGCAAGAATATCTCGTGACAGTCAGCATGAGAATACAAAGTGGTTACAGAGCCTgaaacaacaaataacaacagcCGAAACAGTTCACACCCAATTTTAATTTATGGATCGGACAATTTATTGgactaatattatataatatatgattctTTACAACGAATAAAAGTACAACAAATAAAAGTTGTGTTCAAAATGTTAGAGAAACCTTGGAACGCCGAAAAAAAGTTGTGTTTATGTAATTTATGAGAAAATTATCTGTTTTTCCGATTCGTGTTTGCATttacttgatattttttttaattaatattaaaaatagaacatattactttattatataaaaatgaaataaaataatatttatttgataacaaTAGATATCGCATTCTCAAACTTGTGAGGTTAGTGAATTCCGATACTCTAATCAAAAAATAGTCATGCAAGTGGCAACCGCTCATAATCCTGTGGACCCCAACATTTTGAATGTAGGACTCGCCTCTTTCGAAAGATACCGAActaacaacaaaagtaacaaactttattaaaccaccagtCGAACGTGAGAACATCCAAAAGCGTACTTTCACTCGATGGATCAACAGTCACATATCAAAAGTCAGCGACCTTTGCGTGACCGACCTCTACGTCGACTTGGCCGATGGACGAGTACTCAAAACACTCCTCGAAGTGCTTACAGGAGAAACACTGGTATTTCCCGCTACTCAGCACTCATTAATCAATATATCTCTATCCTTACAAGTATTGACAATCAATCGTTGGGTGGCAGCAGCACTCATtagaaaatcattaattaattgtCGGGAATTCTTTGGTCATAATTCATTTCTAGTGGGTATTGAATTTAGGCATTCGCGCGTTGATTAGATTGACAATCAATCGATTATTATTTGCTACGTTAATTAATTATACTTGCTTTGATATTAATTATGTTTAGCCTGCTCTGAGGAATGATACGATGGGGATATACTGTCTGGAGAATCTCCACAAGATTATACTCTTCCTTGAGAGTTATCGCGTCCATTTGGAGAATATCCAACCATTGGACATATACACTGGCAACCCTGACTTAATTCTTGGACTAATTTGGATTATTATACTCAGTTTtcaggtttctttcatttttcttattgtAGGTGTCCGACATTGACCGACAGGATTCCATGCATGTGGCCAGAGAGGTGGTCTGTCGATCGTCCGCCCCCACCAATAAGTCGGTTGGGGGAAGGGACCGGTCGGAGGCTTTGCTGCGTTGGTGTCAGCTCAAGACAGCCGAGTATCTGAACGTGGATATAATGGACTTTACTACATCGTGGAAGGACGGATTGGCATTCAATGCCCTCATCCACAGACATAGGTTAGAATTGGAGGTGAGTGATCTGACTAGGCCAGATCTCATATCCTATGACCAACTCAGGAAATACGAGTTTTCTTTTAACCTCAACAACGCATTTTCTGTGGCTCAGCACAGTTTGGGAATTGAAAGTATCCTCGACCCTTCTGGttttctgttttatgtatattCCAAGATCTGGCAATGGACAGACCCGACAGTCGGTCGATCATAACTTATGTGTCCTCGTTGTATCAGTATTTTTCCAAACAGAGAGCAGACAGCGTGAGTATCCAGAGACTGTCCAATGTAGAATTGCCATTTTAGTTCTTTCTATAGATATTGAGGGATACGGTTGATATTGAGAAGCAGATCGACAAGTACAATTTTAATGTGGAGGATTTGATGGGGTGGATAGTCCACACGACGGAATCTCTCACTAATGCCTCGTTGCCCTCCACGGTTGACGAACTGAACGATAAATTGGCTGATTTTTCATTCTACAAATTGAATGTTCGCCCCAAAAGGTGGATTTGATAAATCAGACTCTTTTAGATTAGAGCAGAAGAATGACCTGGAAGTACTGCTGCTGAACATTCAGAGTAAAATGAGACAGAGGAACATGAGGGACGTTTTTAGTCCCCGAGAAGGCGAGACGATGGCCGATGTTGATAGGAATTGGGAAATCCTCGAAAGGGTGGAATATTCCTACGAAACCCAAATAAAGACTCAAATGCTCATGTTTTGTGTTTTATAAACTGTAGATATCGACGACTGGAAATTATGGCTGACAAGTTTGGGCGTTCTGTCAGACAATGCGAGGACTGGGTTGATCTGAAAGCGCAAGAGTTGGCCTCCTTCGATCAACAATGCGACTATTTGAGCGCCTCAATAGTCATCAAGCGCATGGAGTTACTACAAGCTGAGATTTCCCTGAGGGAACCAATCAATCTCACTCTCAAATCCCAAGTGGAATATTTTTCTCAGCAAAACTATAATTTGGATCCTCAAGTCCTTCAAAGGTTCCGATTTGGGTCTGATTTGTGCAGATTTGAGGACTATAACTGTAAATGGGGTGAACTGGTTGACAAATATGCTGAAATTAGTCACAAGTTTTCCACATTCAGGATAGTGGAGGCACTCTCTGCGCGAATAGACAATCTAAACCAAGAAATGGACTGCATTATGGCCAATCTATCTTCGTTTAGTTTCCGGAATGTGAAGCAGATCGACGCCCTCAACGACGACAGTGCGACATTGGCGAAGGAACTAGACTGGACCGAGTCATGTCTGGCTGTTCTTAGGGAGGACTATGAAAAAGTAGACAACAGTAATCAACTGGCATTATTCTCTAATAGCAGACGAGACGGACAAATTTGGAGAACAGTTGAATGGATTGGAGTCTCGGATGTCGACAATGAGGGAAATAATGTCGGTTAGGACAGGGAAACTGAGGGAACTTCAAGACAACTTTGAGTTGTCACAATCTGCAAATGAGTTCTACTACTGGCTGCAACAGCAACTACTTCTGTCGACGGACAATGGTGATTCCGTGGAATCAACAATGACATTGATAAACGAGTTGAAGGTGTTGGGAGTGTTTTAATATTTAAAGGAGGTCGGGTTGGGATATGAAAAACGAGTGGAGGATTTGAGAATGTTGGCATCTCCATTTGGTACTATCAAAGAGATGGTCGAGAAATGTGGGTTTCCCGCGTTTGATCCAACTCCACTCATGTCCGATTTCGATGTAAAATTCAACAAGCGGATGAATTTATTAACAGACAGACTGCAAGTGTTTAGAGTAAAACCACTGCTGTCATTTTTGCAGGTTTTGGATCGACTCGACGAATTTTCCGACGTGTTGAGGacaatttataacatttattCTGACGAGGCAACGCCCAATCCAGACATGGCGACTACGGAATTGTTATTGGACCAACTCAACGTGAATATGGACAAGTGTTTGGATTATGCCGCAGTCACGGGAATGGCACAACAACTTATATTTGTTAGTGTAGTATTAATATACCACAGGATGGACAAGACGTCGATGGATTGGTTGCAAATAGTGTGGCCGATGTCAACGAATTACATGGCAATGTCGTCTTCCTTTGTGAATCAGAAAAAACACGACTTTTGCGTGTCTTATCATACAATCAGATAATCAGGAGTCTGAGCTTTATAGGCGATTGGATATCCCTTGAGGTATTATGAGTGAGGTAGTGTGTAGAGCAGGAGACTGGCCTCCCTCGAAATGGAATCACGAGAATCGGTTAAGACAGCTAAAGTAAATTTGACCGTGATGCTCGATGAGAGTACAAAAATGCAAGAAAAAGTACAACTTTGTGTGTTCAGTAGTCTAGGTTGATTCGGTTAACAGGAATGCCGAATCCTGGCTGGAAGGG includes these proteins:
- the LOC115228606 gene encoding uncharacterized protein LOC115228606 — translated: MADKFGRSVRQCEDWVDLKAQELASFDQQCDYLSASIVIKRMELLQAEISLREPINLTLKSQVEYFSQQNYNLDPQVLQRFRFGSDLCRFEDYNCKWGELVDKYAEISHKFSTFRIVEALSARIDNLNQEMDCIMANLSSFSFRNVKQIDALNDDSATLAKELDWTESCLAVLREDYEKVDNNETDKFGEQLNGLESRMSTMREIMSVRTGKLRELQDNFELSQSANEFYYWLQQQLLLSTDNGDSVESTMTLINELKVLGVF